Below is a window of Musa acuminata AAA Group cultivar baxijiao chromosome BXJ3-11, Cavendish_Baxijiao_AAA, whole genome shotgun sequence DNA.
CGGGTCGGTGTTTGTGTTCCCTACgagaaagttatggccattctcaTGATCCGAACCAAACTGCTTCATCGGCAGTGGCTTTTGAAGACTCGTGAGGTCGTCACTCGGATCATGTGAAAGGGGTGGAGGGACGAGGAATGGGGCTGCCTTCTTggatgaagaggaggaggatcTCTTGGTCTTCCTGCAGCCACCTCCCACTGGAACATTCCTGAGGGAGCCTCCCTGAGTCCAATACCTCCTGCATCCCTTGCAGAAGTATCTGGGCTGGGAAaggctgtagttgttgtagtagcagaacttggtgttggtggagGCGCACCTGGGGCACTGCAGGGCGTGTTCCGGATGAGGCCTTGCCTTCctatcctgctgctgctgctgctgctgggtcTTGGGACATGCCACGACTTCCTCCAGCCCACGGCTGCCCATTGCCTGTGGGTACACCGAAAAAGACATTACCAAACTCCAATCACCTACAAAATCTAAGAGATGCTTTGACGCTACGTTCAGAAAGCGGAAATCTCTCAACTACTGCTCTTAGAGGGCACACACACTTCGCTACCAAGTCGTAATACCATGTGAATATATTATTTCCTTT
It encodes the following:
- the LOC103972254 gene encoding dof zinc finger protein DOF5.3-like isoform X4 — translated: MAMGSRGLEEVVACPKTQQQQQQQDRKARPHPEHALQCPRRYWTQGGSLRNVPVGGGCRKTKRSSSSSSKKAAPFLVPPPLSHDPSDDLTSLQKPLPMKQFGSDHENGHNFLVGNTNTDPFSFLVNDSDPMPSAPTPTKGFLDYLRNGLVDISSPSSFSNIDYDYGLGTSGSWGMPTGAGLSGATAGTTTCQGSCKPMDGGDGHVEMSLLWQDGSMDSERDYCWNGVGPSWQGLINSSLL
- the LOC103972254 gene encoding dof zinc finger protein DOF5.3-like isoform X1 produces the protein MEISNARHQAMGSRGLEEVVACPKTQQQQQQQDRKARPHPEHALQCPRCASTNTKFCYYNNYSLSQPRYFCKGCRRYWTQGGSLRNVPVGGGCRKTKRSSSSSSKKAAPFLVPPPLSHDPSDDLTSLQKPLPMKQFGSDHENGHNFLVGNTNTDPFSFLVNDSDPMPSAPTPTKGFLDYLRNGLVDISSPSSFSNIDYDYGLGTSGSWGMPTGAGLSGATAGTTTCQGSCKPMDGGDGHVEMSLLWQDGSMDSERDYCWNGVGPSWQGLINSSLL
- the LOC103972254 gene encoding dof zinc finger protein DOF5.3-like isoform X2; protein product: MAMGSRGLEEVVACPKTQQQQQQQDRKARPHPEHALQCPRCASTNTKFCYYNNYSLSQPRYFCKGCRRYWTQGGSLRNVPVGGGCRKTKRSSSSSSKKAAPFLVPPPLSHDPSDDLTSLQKPLPMKQFGSDHENGHNFLVGNTNTDPFSFLVNDSDPMPSAPTPTKGFLDYLRNGLVDISSPSSFSNIDYDYGLGTSGSWGMPTGAGLSGATAGTTTCQGSCKPMDGGDGHVEMSLLWQDGSMDSERDYCWNGVGPSWQGLINSSLL